One genomic window of Bradyrhizobium sp. B124 includes the following:
- a CDS encoding LysR family transcriptional regulator, whose translation MSLNLHLLRLFAAVARTGSFSRAADLLHISQPAISKGVRDFELQVGCRLLDRTPKGVRPTREGAALARHAETLFAAERAAEDELQALRNLDSGSLRIGASTTIATYMIPEYLGVFHRAFPGIDLHVVSANTSDIAALMLGHEIEIALVEGPVEDENLISAAWRTDVMVLIAAPDHRFAAAAGAIDVRLLNDEILIVREPGSGTREVVAQALAGHRVEPQRTLEIGSTEAIKQAVAAGVGVAIVSIATIDDQVKLGKLKMIPIKGVHIERTLWQLKSPGRLDVPAAVAFEGIIRETRAAKTAPRAPSAKARRTDPAPTPRHARS comes from the coding sequence ATGTCCCTTAACCTGCATCTGCTTCGCCTGTTCGCGGCGGTGGCGAGAACCGGAAGTTTCTCGCGCGCCGCCGACCTCCTGCACATCAGCCAGCCCGCGATCTCCAAGGGCGTGCGGGATTTCGAGCTGCAGGTCGGCTGCCGGCTGCTCGACCGCACACCGAAGGGGGTGCGGCCGACCCGGGAGGGCGCAGCGCTGGCCCGCCATGCCGAGACGCTGTTCGCGGCCGAGCGCGCCGCCGAGGACGAGTTGCAGGCGCTGCGCAACCTCGACAGCGGTTCGCTGCGCATCGGCGCCAGCACGACGATCGCGACCTATATGATCCCGGAATATCTCGGCGTGTTTCACCGCGCCTTTCCCGGCATCGACCTGCATGTCGTAAGCGCCAATACCTCTGATATCGCTGCGCTGATGCTGGGACATGAGATCGAAATCGCCCTGGTCGAGGGGCCTGTCGAGGACGAGAACCTGATCAGCGCAGCGTGGCGTACCGACGTGATGGTGCTGATCGCGGCTCCGGATCACCGCTTCGCAGCCGCTGCGGGCGCGATCGACGTCCGCCTGCTCAACGACGAAATCCTGATCGTGCGCGAGCCCGGCTCAGGCACCCGCGAGGTGGTCGCGCAGGCGCTGGCCGGCCACCGGGTCGAACCGCAACGCACGCTCGAGATCGGCAGCACCGAGGCGATCAAGCAGGCGGTGGCGGCCGGTGTCGGCGTCGCCATCGTGTCGATCGCGACGATCGACGATCAGGTGAAGCTCGGGAAGCTCAAGATGATCCCGATCAAGGGCGTCCATATCGAGCGCACGCTCTGGCAATTGAAATCGCCCGGCCGGCTGGACGTGCCGGCGGCCGTCGCGTTCGAGGGGATCATTCGGGAGACCCGGGCCGCGAAGACGGCGCCGCGCGCGCCGTCGGCTAAAGCGCGGCGAACAGACCCTGCGCCCACGCCACGGCATGCTCGAAGCTGA
- a CDS encoding putative sulfate exporter family transporter — protein MPQQEQDQGQKQGALKRIFLLIPGILLCGVVTIISLGIQAAEERVFDHPYIEALVVAILLGMAVRTAWEPPERWRSGIAFSAKQLLEVAVMLLGASISFAAIVASGGLLIGAIAVTVVIMLAVTYGLSRILGLKTKLAILIACGNSICGNSAIAAVAPVIEADGDDIASSISFTAILGVLMVLGLPLLIPLLKLTATQYGILAGLTVYAVPQVLAATVPAGIVSTQIGTLVKLVRVLMLGPIVVGLSLFVARRRKAAGTAKEGAAKATSISPFKLVPWFIIGFLVLAALRSFQLVPDIAIAPVTKTAAILTVVSMAALGLGVDVRVLSTVGGRVTAAVTLSLMLLLGLSIGLVHFFK, from the coding sequence GTGCCGCAACAAGAACAAGATCAGGGGCAGAAGCAGGGGGCGCTGAAGCGCATATTCCTGCTCATTCCGGGCATTCTGCTCTGCGGGGTGGTCACGATCATCTCGCTCGGCATCCAGGCCGCCGAAGAGCGGGTTTTCGACCATCCCTATATCGAGGCCCTGGTCGTCGCGATCCTGCTCGGCATGGCGGTCCGTACCGCCTGGGAGCCGCCGGAGCGCTGGCGCTCGGGCATTGCCTTCAGCGCCAAGCAGCTGCTCGAGGTTGCGGTGATGCTGCTCGGCGCGTCCATCAGCTTCGCCGCCATCGTGGCGTCGGGCGGGCTCCTGATCGGCGCGATCGCCGTCACCGTCGTGATCATGCTGGCGGTGACCTATGGTCTCAGCCGGATCCTCGGGCTCAAGACCAAACTCGCGATCCTGATCGCCTGCGGTAATTCGATCTGCGGCAACTCCGCGATTGCGGCGGTCGCACCCGTGATCGAAGCCGATGGCGACGACATCGCCTCGTCGATCTCGTTCACCGCGATTCTCGGCGTGCTGATGGTGCTCGGCCTGCCGCTGCTGATCCCACTCTTGAAGCTGACGGCAACGCAATACGGCATCCTCGCAGGCCTCACGGTCTATGCCGTGCCGCAGGTGCTGGCGGCGACCGTGCCCGCCGGCATCGTGAGCACCCAGATCGGCACGCTGGTGAAGCTGGTGCGCGTCCTGATGCTGGGCCCGATCGTGGTCGGCCTCTCGCTGTTCGTGGCGCGGCGGCGCAAGGCCGCCGGCACCGCCAAGGAAGGTGCTGCAAAGGCCACCTCGATCAGCCCGTTCAAGCTGGTGCCCTGGTTCATCATCGGCTTCCTGGTGCTGGCCGCGCTGCGCTCGTTCCAGCTCGTGCCCGACATCGCGATCGCGCCGGTGACCAAGACGGCGGCGATCCTCACCGTCGTCTCGATGGCAGCGCTTGGGCTCGGCGTCGATGTGCGCGTGCTTTCGACCGTCGGCGGCCGCGTGACGGCAGCGGTCACGCTGTCGCTGATGCTGCTCTTGGGCTTGAGCATCGGCCTCGTGCATTTCTTCAAGTAG
- a CDS encoding formamidase encodes MNGLGGLNKSPNGVVIGLVQLQLPVVATKADLARQTQRIVWMVGKARRNLATMDLVVFPEYSLHGLSMDTNPEIMCRLDGPEVAAFQQACIDNKIWGCFSIMELNPHGNPYNSGLIIDDHGEIKLYYRKFHPWIPVEPWEPGDVGIPVIDGPKGAKIALIICHDGMFPEMARECAYKGAEIMIRTAGYTAPIRDSWRFTNQANAFQNLMVTANVCMCGSDGSFDSMGEGMIVNFDGSIIAHGTTGRADEIITAEVRPDLVREARINWGVENNIYQLWHRGYVAVKGGAMDCPYTFMQDMVSGRFRLPWEDQVKITDGTSCGFPAPTRMFGKTAKAAE; translated from the coding sequence ATGAATGGACTTGGCGGCCTCAACAAGTCACCCAACGGCGTGGTGATCGGACTGGTGCAGCTGCAGCTGCCCGTGGTGGCGACCAAAGCCGATCTGGCGCGGCAGACCCAGCGCATCGTCTGGATGGTCGGCAAGGCGCGGCGCAATCTCGCCACCATGGATCTTGTCGTATTCCCGGAATATTCGCTGCACGGGCTCTCGATGGATACCAATCCGGAGATCATGTGCCGGCTCGACGGCCCCGAAGTCGCGGCCTTCCAGCAGGCCTGCATCGACAACAAGATCTGGGGCTGCTTCTCCATCATGGAGTTAAACCCGCACGGCAACCCCTACAATTCCGGGCTGATCATCGACGATCACGGCGAGATCAAGCTCTATTACCGCAAATTCCATCCCTGGATTCCGGTCGAGCCGTGGGAGCCGGGCGATGTCGGCATTCCCGTGATCGACGGACCGAAGGGCGCGAAGATCGCGCTGATCATCTGCCACGACGGCATGTTCCCGGAAATGGCGCGCGAATGTGCCTACAAGGGCGCCGAGATCATGATCCGCACCGCAGGCTACACCGCGCCGATCCGCGACAGCTGGCGCTTCACCAACCAGGCCAACGCGTTCCAGAACCTGATGGTGACGGCCAATGTCTGCATGTGCGGCTCGGACGGGTCGTTCGACTCGATGGGCGAAGGCATGATCGTCAATTTCGACGGCAGCATCATCGCGCACGGCACCACGGGACGGGCCGACGAGATCATCACCGCCGAGGTGCGGCCCGACCTCGTGCGCGAGGCGCGGATCAACTGGGGCGTCGAGAACAATATCTATCAGCTTTGGCACCGCGGCTATGTCGCGGTGAAAGGCGGCGCGATGGATTGTCCCTACACCTTCATGCAGGACATGGTGTCAGGCCGCTTCCGCCTGCCGTGGGAAGATCAGGTCAAGATCACCGACGGCACGTCCTGCGGCTTTCCCGCACCGACACGGATGTTCGGCAAGACCGCGAAGGCCGCCGAGTAG